Below is a window of Brassica napus cultivar Da-Ae chromosome A5, Da-Ae, whole genome shotgun sequence DNA.
ATCGAGAGGACATCTTTGGTTGACTTTATTTCTCTACAATACACTTTTTGTAGACTTGTTGCTGCGTATGAAGATATTGTGTGCTTACTTTACTTACTATCTTTAGAGTATAATTTATGCAATGTTAAGTGCCTTTGCAactgctttgttttttttgtcttcatttcGAGATCTTGCGTTTTGCTTGCTGGCTGGTGCTAgtgcttagttttttttttttttttgtgcaaagaGATTATATTAAAAGCAAAGGAAAGATAGAGGGCCGAAAAACAAGGCCCAATACCCAGATGTTCAAACAAGTGCAGAAACAGAAGAGATCAGAGCCCGTTTGGCTAAACAGTCAGCCTTTTGGTTTTCTGATCGAGgaacaaaggagaaagagatagATTCAAACACCGAGGAGATCTGCTTGATATCTGAGACGATACCGAAGATTTCTTTAATCTGGAGTTTGTGTTGGATTGCTCTGATGAGCGTTTGACAGTCTGAGTAGACCCTGATGCTGGTGATATCGAGAGATGCGGCGGCGAGGAGACCCGATCGGAGTGCTAGTGCTTAGTTTACTATtcaaattttcagaaaaattcTTGTACTGAGACatcactttgtttttttttttgtcgtattAGATATTTGTAGTAGTTTGGATTTAAATGTACTAGAAGATATCTGTCTGATAATTGAGAACAAGCTAACCAATGATTGAGGTTCAGTCCCCAAGTCCTAAGTGCTTTGCTAGTTAAAATAGCTACGGAAGTTTGTGTTTAAGAGTCGACTGTAgcttattgatttgttttgctgttatctggacataagctcaaGTGTGTATATGTATTAATTTTAGCCTCCTAGGTTTCTGGTTTTATACTCGCATACTCTTGTAATCTTGCTATTCTCTTAATGGTTATGGATGATTTTTATTGAGTGCTtcgttttatcaattttatatactGTTGCATGGTCTGTTCTACGTAACAGAACGTTCTAAATCATATGGTTAGAGGCTGAAAACAACTGCCAATGTCTTATAacaatcaacaacaacaacattcaATTGATGCAGAGTTTCAAAGAGTTACATATTACTAGACAAATACATAAGATCGTCTCATACATTAGTCTCAAACCAAAGCACACACCAAGTCCTCCTCACAGACTAAGGAGAATCATATCATTCATATTACTACCACACACAGAAATCATTAAACTTTTTTCATAACCATAACTTGCAACAAATCAGATTTATTAGCTGACTTTTTTTATAAGAGATTCAGTTGATTACCTCTGTTAATTGCAGGTCTGAAGGTGTCTTCCATAACTCATAACCGGTGCAGGCTCTCTACCACGTGGCATAACAGGTTTCACAGTCTCAAATGCCTCCACAAGCAAtgcaactttccttttccttgcTGAGGAAAGTTTGGTAACAGTACGCTGCAGAGCATAATCAAACATCCAATCCTCAGAGTTTCTCCTCTCATCTATGTCCTGATGCTTGAGGTCAACCTTTTCAGCATCCGCATCTGGCACAAGTGGAAGGTAATTGGGTTCTCTTGGGTTGAACTCCTTCAAATCCTCTGTCTCTTCCACAGGTTTCTTGCCTTTCTTGATAGTCCAAGACATGGTAGCATCTGACTCTTCTTGGTTGCATGGCTTTGGTGTACGGTTATATGGAACCTTTGTGGTTTCTTCAGTTTGGTCTTGGAGCTCCTCTTTTTGATCTTcagttttattatcatttaatgTCTCTTCGCCAGATTCATCTGCTTCTGAGTTCTCTTGGATCTCTTTCATTGAGTCATCTAATAGAGTCTCCTCCAAGTCATGATCACCTTCTAAAACTCTCACCATCTCTTCACTATCAGAGTCATCATTGACCTGACAAGAAGTCTCTTTCACCGAGTCATCTACTAAACTCTCCTCCGAATCAGATTGTATTGATTCAGTTCCATGTTCACCTTCAGAGTAGTAATCATCAGCCTCATGAGTCTCTTGCATCTCTTTCACAGAGTCAGCTACAAAAGTCTCCTCCGTATCAGTGTAACCATCTGAATCAGTTTCAGAACGAGGTGCTCCTTCAGAGAGAGCTTCTGAGATTTGAGTAACAACATCAGCCTCAATactctctttcttctcctcaACATACATCTCCACAACCTCTTCCTTGGAAGCTTTCTTCTGAGACTTCAAACTCCGTCTCCTAGAGGAGATAAAGCTTTTAAGAGGAGGATACTGCTTGTGAAGATGGCCGTTGAGTGAACAGTACGTGTAAGGACAGACTTTTAAAACAGAAGTTCCGCTAACTGCTTCATCATCATGAAGCA
It encodes the following:
- the LOC106450972 gene encoding calmodulin binding protein PICBP-like, which produces MVQRKTCQATESYNLQPETRFGQEHVKSLGPEMMTMKKRTKPKRKVIDSSVSQSGKPQTPPKKHDLVAVKGTGMSPNYMKGTSSSEARKENKSRLNQKKNQTGPKHDSRHGVIKEKSIKKPSSRMVRGLTKAPSFKRCSQRATCSSTLKDSKFPDYLMLHDDEAVSGTSVLKVCPYTYCSLNGHLHKQYPPLKSFISSRRRSLKSQKKASKEEVVEMYVEEKKESIEADVVTQISEALSEGAPRSETDSDGYTDTEETFVADSVKEMQETHEADDYYSEGEHGTESIQSDSEESLVDDSVKETSCQVNDDSDSEEMVRVLEGDHDLEETLLDDSMKEIQENSEADESGEETLNDNKTEDQKEELQDQTEETTKVPYNRTPKPCNQEESDATMSWTIKKGKKPVEETEDLKEFNPREPNYLPLVPDADAEKVDLKHQDIDERRNSEDWMFDYALQRTVTKLSSARKRKVALLVEAFETVKPVMPRGREPAPVMSYGRHLQTCN